In Taeniopygia guttata chromosome Z, bTaeGut7.mat, whole genome shotgun sequence, one genomic interval encodes:
- the FOXB2 gene encoding forkhead box protein B2 isoform X2: MPRPGKSSYSDQKPPYSYISLTAMAIQHSAEKMLPLSDIYKFIMERFPYYREHTQRWQNSLRHNLSFNDCFIKIPRRPDQPGKGSFWALHPDCGDMFENGSFLRRRKRFKVLRPEHHLPAPPGKVSGLAGSDAAVAAAAAAAAVGRLPQFSPYGSSQPSGFKHPFAIENIIGRDYKGVLQTGGLPLASVMHHLGYPVPSQLSSMVSSVWPHVGVMDSVAGVPVSPDYAPFGMPVKALCHPPAQTMPAVPVPIKPAPALPAASAIPALTVAASQICPAASPAAASLLEQTASNNPEGKSSLHSVLVHS; the protein is encoded by the exons ATGCCCAGGCCGGGAAAGAGTTCGTACAGCGACCAGAAGCCCCCCTACTCTTACATCTCCCTGACGGCTATGGCCATCCAGCACTCGGCCGAGAAGATGCTGCCCCTGAGCGACATCTACAAGTTCATTATGGAGCGGTTCCCTTACTACCGGGAGCACACCCAGCGTTGGCAGAACTCCCTCCGCCACAACCTCTCTTTCAATGACTGCTTCATCAAGATCCCGAGGCGACCCGACCAGCCGGGTAAAGGCAGCTTCTGGGCATTGCACCCGGACTGCGGGGACATGTTTGAGAACGGCAGCTTTCTCCGTCGCCGCAAGCGCTTCAAGGTGCTGCGCCCTGAACACCACctgcccg cccccCCGGGCAAGGTGTCTGGGCTGGCGGGCTCCGACGCGGCCGTGGCtgcggccgcggccgccgccgcggtGGGAAGGTTGCCGCAGTTCTCGCCCTATGGGAGCAGCCAGCCCTCGGGTTTCAAGCATCCCTTCGCCATCGAGAACATCATCGGCAGAGATTACAAGGGCGTGCTTCAGACCGGCGGGCTTCCCCTGGCCTCGGTCATGCACCACCTGGGCTACCCGGTGCccagccagctcagcagcaTGGTGAGCTCCGTGTGGCCTCACGTGGGGGTGATGGACTCCGTGGCCGGCGTGCCCGTGTCTCCCGACTACGCACCCTTCGGCATGCCTGTGAAGGCGCTCTGCCACCCGCCGGCACAGACCATGCCCGCCGTCCCGGTACCCATCAAGCCGGCGCCGGCGTTGCCTGCTGCTTCGGCCATCCCTGCTCTGACGGTCGCCGCCTCGCAGATCTGCCCCGCCGCTTCCCCGGCTGCTGCATCGCTGCTGGAACAGACTGCGAGCAACAACCCCGAGGGCAAGAGCTCCCTCCATTCCGTCCTGGTGCACTCCTAA
- the FOXB2 gene encoding forkhead box protein B2 isoform X1 → MPRPGKSSYSDQKPPYSYISLTAMAIQHSAEKMLPLSDIYKFIMERFPYYREHTQRWQNSLRHNLSFNDCFIKIPRRPDQPGKGSFWALHPDCGDMFENGSFLRRRKRFKVLRPEHHLPGGGGGGAGGGGPGKSPAPTPHMVHYFHPHPPPPPPPGKVSGLAGSDAAVAAAAAAAAVGRLPQFSPYGSSQPSGFKHPFAIENIIGRDYKGVLQTGGLPLASVMHHLGYPVPSQLSSMVSSVWPHVGVMDSVAGVPVSPDYAPFGMPVKALCHPPAQTMPAVPVPIKPAPALPAASAIPALTVAASQICPAASPAAASLLEQTASNNPEGKSSLHSVLVHS, encoded by the coding sequence ATGCCCAGGCCGGGAAAGAGTTCGTACAGCGACCAGAAGCCCCCCTACTCTTACATCTCCCTGACGGCTATGGCCATCCAGCACTCGGCCGAGAAGATGCTGCCCCTGAGCGACATCTACAAGTTCATTATGGAGCGGTTCCCTTACTACCGGGAGCACACCCAGCGTTGGCAGAACTCCCTCCGCCACAACCTCTCTTTCAATGACTGCTTCATCAAGATCCCGAGGCGACCCGACCAGCCGGGTAAAGGCAGCTTCTGGGCATTGCACCCGGACTGCGGGGACATGTTTGAGAACGGCAGCTTTCTCCGTCGCCGCAAGCGCTTCAAGGTGCTGCGCCCTGAACACCACctgcccggcggcggcggcggcggggcgggcggcggcggtCCCGGCAAGTCCCCGGCGCCTACCCCGCACATGGTGCACTACTTCCATCCGCAcccgccaccgccgccccccCCGGGCAAGGTGTCTGGGCTGGCGGGCTCCGACGCGGCCGTGGCtgcggccgcggccgccgccgcggtGGGAAGGTTGCCGCAGTTCTCGCCCTATGGGAGCAGCCAGCCCTCGGGTTTCAAGCATCCCTTCGCCATCGAGAACATCATCGGCAGAGATTACAAGGGCGTGCTTCAGACCGGCGGGCTTCCCCTGGCCTCGGTCATGCACCACCTGGGCTACCCGGTGCccagccagctcagcagcaTGGTGAGCTCCGTGTGGCCTCACGTGGGGGTGATGGACTCCGTGGCCGGCGTGCCCGTGTCTCCCGACTACGCACCCTTCGGCATGCCTGTGAAGGCGCTCTGCCACCCGCCGGCACAGACCATGCCCGCCGTCCCGGTACCCATCAAGCCGGCGCCGGCGTTGCCTGCTGCTTCGGCCATCCCTGCTCTGACGGTCGCCGCCTCGCAGATCTGCCCCGCCGCTTCCCCGGCTGCTGCATCGCTGCTGGAACAGACTGCGAGCAACAACCCCGAGGGCAAGAGCTCCCTCCATTCCGTCCTGGTGCACTCCTAA